A window of Mobula birostris isolate sMobBir1 unplaced genomic scaffold, sMobBir1.hap1 scaffold_3585, whole genome shotgun sequence contains these coding sequences:
- the LOC140193043 gene encoding epidermal differentiation-specific protein-like: MSKITLYENPDFTGKDKDFVDNVPDLTVRNFGYTARSIRVIGQHWVAYACENFTGAFKVLGPGDHASLGDLDQKILSLRLVKEDLKNPEIVLYEHVNFYGISCSIRETTNDLRRAGFVNLVSSHKVKAGVWILFQHANLCGERRITFEGNEWPNYCAFNWNDKLSSVKPLLKSDVEL; this comes from the coding sequence ATGAGTAAAATCACTCTCTACGAAAACCCTGACTTTACCGGGAAGGACAAGGACTTTGTGGACAACGTTCCCGACCTTACTGTTCGGAACTTCGGTTATACTGCCCGCTCGATCAGAGTAATCGGCCAGCACTGGGTGGCGTACGCCTGCGAAAACTTCACGGGGGCGTTCAAGGTGCTCGGTCCCGGAGACCACGCAAGTCTGGGCGATCTGGATCAGAAAATTCTCTCTTTGCGGCTGGTGAAGGAGGATTTGAAGAACCCGGAGATCGTTCTGTACGAGCACGTCAACTTTTACGGCATAAGCTGCAGCATTAGGGAAACGACGAATGATCTGAGGAGAGCCGGCTTCGTAAACCTCGTCTCTTCCCATAAGGTGAAGGCAGGCGTGTGGATTCTGTTCCAGCACGCCAACCTATGCGGTGAGCGACGCATCACTTTCGAGGGTAACGAATGGCCCAACTATTGCGCTTTCAACTGGAATGACAAGCTGTCCTCAGTCAAGCCCTTGCTGAAGAGCGACGTCGAGTTGTGA